Within the Medicago truncatula cultivar Jemalong A17 chromosome 4, MtrunA17r5.0-ANR, whole genome shotgun sequence genome, the region TGGATCATGCCATGATTTGCACTCGTACACCAGTACAATACTCAACCTGATCCAAAACCGTGTCATGTTTTTTCAACGTAACACATGAAGGAACCGTTATTATTGATCATTTCAACGTAACACATGAAGGAACCGTTATTGCATGATGGCAGAGAGAAAATTCCGTAGAATCCACACACAATGTGGAGGATAGATGCATATATAAATGTGaggaagaaaacaaacaaattgtgAGTGATATTAGACagttatttgttattttaattaacttaaattgatttaaaatgaCACAACGGATACATGGCTTTTTATTTGATGATAGTGTGAAAATAATTTACATTGTTAGTATCCTcctcctcttcatcttcttcatcgtcgtcttcttcttcttccacttcaCTTTCACAATCAACAAACACATATTTGCCATTCTCGGTACACAAAAGTTCTCCACTCATGCAAAACTTCTTAAGACGACTATGAAGAATAAACGCGTGATCAAATGGCAAATCATTATCATATTCCCTTCTGATGAACTTGGAGATATCTTCCTCGGTTGAGCCACTTTTCTCATTCAATTCCTTCACTGCTCTCTTTATCATCtacatacaaaattaaaataataaaaacttgTTAGGTTTTATTAATAGATTCAAATATATTGACAtaaacaaaagtaaataaagaaaGAGTTATTTCTAACCGAGTCATAAGGAGGGTGGGTAGGGAATTTGAAAACTCGTAGAAGACATTTGTTAAGGAGGGAAGAGAGGAATGGACAGTGGATCGTGGAGCTGGGTTCTAATGATGCAATACGTAACAAGAGAGACTTCATGCTTTGATCTTGCATCATTGTGTGCCTCTGTGTTTCTAATTACTCTACCGTGcaaataaatttgtatccaCTCCCATATGTTTCTACACTATTTATAGTGTTGAAGTGTTTGTTGGATTGGATCGATTTAAGTGGAAAATTATGCAAtcttttcttaaattatttattgttacaatcttttcttaaattttgttcttttatatCTTCCAATAAATTCGTTTTAAAATTTACTCAAAACCAATTCAATACTTCAATTTAGGGCTGTTTGTTTTTTAAGGGAATTTAGGGCATGTTTGTTatctttcattcattttttttataaaataactaGTGTATTTACCCAGCGTTGCTCGGGTTAGACATATtcaataagataaaaaaattatatgtatgatatccgcaaataaaatttatcacggATTGGTATAAgatgaatatcttaataaatacacacaaatataataaaatataccatattataaatactcgtaaatttatagatgcacattcagataaaattaattggatttagtaaaaatatttacacatat harbors:
- the LOC25491526 gene encoding uncharacterized protein; this encodes MMQDQSMKSLLLRIASLEPSSTIHCPFLSSLLNKCLLRVFKFPTHPPYDSMIKRAVKELNEKSGSTEEDISKFIRREYDNDLPFDHAFILHSRLKKFCMSGELLCTENGKYVFVDCESEVEEEEDDDEEDEEEEDTNNVNYFHTIIK